From the genome of Maribacter algicola, one region includes:
- a CDS encoding helicase-related protein, with protein MSTKFFTNEDKNTLLNKLEGVFKHKNIHFFDALVGYFRASGYFQIKDFVEKATEIRILVGINIDHLVFEANQQGLLFDANAEKAQEEFFNEVKKNIQEAEYDRKVEEGMLQLIRDIVSGKVKIKVHPKQNIHAKIYIFREKTKHDHGYGSVITGSSNLTDAGLGKNFEFNVELRDNSDIEFAAQTFEKLWEESVPIDTDYIEKLQKDTYLNEDYKPYEIYLKFLIEYFGKSIEFDPNSISDLPRGFKRLSYQVDAVNDGYAKMVKHNGFFLADVVGLGKTIVATLIAKKYFYSNGFPEHRSRTLIIVPPALKENWSETIDKFNLDNVKIITNGSLHKLTSLERYDLIIVDEAHKFRSDTATMYNELQKICKTTTKRVLPDGTRVPKRVILISATPLNNKPEDIANLVYLFQDSKNSSLEVGNLQHFFRNQIDAYKKLKNEPDVEVVKTGVKRIYERIRTKIIEPLTVRRTRTDLMAHELYSEDLKKQGINFPAVRQPEKILYELEPHLEDLYDRTIFVLSHKTQGLKYFRYQAIRFLKPHKKEKYKQADMISEQLAKIMKTMLVKRIDSSFYAFKQSLFRFFRATEAMITMFENGKIYIAPNLPVSDMINEGQEEELLELIIEKSIEDPTIDICEPDDFEYDFLPGLKHDYELLKQLNKEWQGVKDDPKLDVFVDYLKNRLLEKKINPESKLVVFSESKETTHYLMEELPKHIPERIISVDSKTRKDRMPSIRKNFDANLPKKEQENKFDIILTTEVLAEGVNLHRSNVIVNYDTPWNSTRLMQRIGRVNRIGSTAKQVYVFNFYPTAKVNNDIELEKKAIMKLQAFHAALGEDSQIYSPDEETETFGLFDQTIEEEKDEKLVYLMMIRDIKEETPGLFKKIKNMPLRARVGRTDSELDKSTICYIKDQKRDAFVKVDKKGETEELTFLETVKIFEAEPVEKGIKIHDQHHEQVQTGISLFTDLIEAEKARDKKVDVTQGPNEKRAISYLDAMLDLPFTNEQERGLIIKAKEAIRQGRFQRLQRDINKLKRAVNKSPLKPAIILEKIIEILKSYPLQTIQDEDGDVKPKLKKSLNPEIIISESFVK; from the coding sequence ATGAGCACTAAGTTTTTCACCAATGAAGACAAGAACACACTTCTAAACAAATTAGAAGGTGTATTCAAGCATAAGAATATCCACTTCTTTGATGCACTTGTTGGTTATTTCCGTGCTTCGGGTTATTTCCAAATCAAAGATTTTGTTGAGAAAGCGACTGAAATCAGAATTCTTGTGGGAATTAACATTGATCATCTTGTTTTTGAAGCTAATCAACAGGGATTACTATTTGATGCCAATGCGGAAAAAGCACAAGAAGAATTTTTCAATGAAGTAAAAAAGAACATTCAAGAAGCCGAGTATGATAGAAAAGTTGAAGAAGGAATGCTTCAACTAATAAGAGATATTGTTTCCGGAAAAGTCAAAATCAAGGTACATCCGAAACAAAATATTCATGCTAAGATTTACATTTTTAGGGAGAAGACTAAACATGACCATGGTTATGGTTCTGTAATTACAGGATCAAGTAACTTGACTGACGCAGGGTTAGGTAAGAATTTTGAATTCAATGTAGAGCTAAGAGACAATTCGGACATTGAATTTGCTGCCCAGACATTCGAAAAGTTATGGGAAGAATCTGTGCCTATCGACACTGACTACATCGAGAAACTTCAAAAAGATACTTACCTAAATGAAGATTATAAACCTTACGAGATTTACCTCAAATTCTTAATTGAATATTTTGGAAAGAGTATTGAATTTGACCCCAATTCAATATCAGATTTACCGAGAGGATTTAAACGCCTTTCATATCAGGTGGATGCAGTAAATGACGGTTATGCCAAGATGGTAAAGCACAATGGCTTTTTCTTGGCGGATGTGGTTGGTTTGGGTAAGACAATCGTTGCCACGCTCATTGCTAAAAAATACTTCTACTCAAACGGATTTCCTGAACACCGCTCTAGAACATTAATCATTGTACCACCTGCACTGAAAGAAAACTGGTCCGAAACCATAGACAAGTTCAATCTGGACAATGTTAAAATCATTACCAATGGAAGTTTGCACAAACTCACAAGTTTAGAACGCTATGACCTTATCATAGTAGATGAAGCTCACAAGTTTCGTTCAGATACAGCCACTATGTACAATGAACTGCAAAAGATTTGCAAAACAACTACAAAGAGAGTTTTACCAGACGGCACAAGAGTTCCAAAGAGAGTGATTCTAATTTCTGCAACTCCACTAAATAACAAGCCAGAGGATATTGCAAATCTTGTCTATCTATTTCAGGATAGCAAAAATTCAAGTCTTGAGGTTGGGAATCTTCAACACTTTTTTAGAAACCAAATTGATGCTTATAAAAAGCTCAAGAATGAACCAGATGTTGAAGTAGTCAAAACTGGAGTAAAGCGTATTTACGAAAGAATTCGGACTAAAATCATTGAACCATTAACTGTACGTAGAACACGAACAGATTTGATGGCACATGAATTATATTCAGAAGACTTGAAAAAGCAGGGTATAAATTTCCCTGCTGTACGACAACCGGAGAAAATCCTTTATGAGCTTGAGCCTCATCTGGAAGACTTGTACGACAGAACAATTTTTGTTTTAAGCCATAAAACTCAAGGCCTAAAATATTTCCGTTATCAGGCAATCAGATTTTTAAAACCTCATAAAAAAGAGAAGTACAAACAAGCAGACATGATTTCTGAGCAATTGGCCAAAATCATGAAAACCATGTTAGTCAAGCGAATTGACAGTAGTTTCTATGCTTTCAAACAGTCATTGTTTCGTTTCTTCAGAGCTACAGAGGCAATGATTACCATGTTTGAAAATGGCAAAATATACATCGCCCCTAATCTTCCTGTTTCAGATATGATCAATGAAGGGCAAGAAGAGGAATTACTTGAACTTATCATTGAAAAATCAATTGAAGATCCAACAATCGACATTTGTGAACCTGATGATTTTGAATACGACTTTCTGCCTGGGTTAAAGCATGATTACGAGTTGCTTAAACAACTCAACAAAGAATGGCAAGGCGTTAAAGACGATCCCAAATTGGACGTCTTCGTTGATTACTTGAAGAACAGGCTTCTTGAAAAAAAGATAAACCCAGAATCCAAATTAGTGGTTTTTTCTGAAAGCAAGGAAACTACGCACTACTTGATGGAAGAGCTTCCAAAGCATATTCCAGAGCGTATTATTTCTGTGGATAGCAAAACCAGAAAAGACAGAATGCCTAGCATCAGAAAAAACTTTGATGCCAATCTTCCGAAAAAGGAGCAAGAAAACAAGTTTGACATTATTCTGACCACTGAAGTACTTGCAGAAGGTGTCAATCTGCACAGATCGAATGTTATTGTCAATTACGATACCCCTTGGAACTCAACTCGACTAATGCAGCGAATTGGACGGGTAAACAGAATTGGTTCGACTGCTAAACAAGTGTATGTTTTCAATTTTTACCCAACGGCTAAAGTCAACAACGACATCGAGTTGGAAAAAAAGGCAATAATGAAACTACAAGCTTTCCACGCTGCGCTCGGAGAAGACAGTCAGATTTATTCGCCTGATGAAGAAACTGAAACATTTGGTCTTTTTGACCAAACCATAGAAGAGGAAAAGGATGAAAAGTTGGTATATCTAATGATGATTCGAGATATCAAAGAGGAAACTCCCGGCTTGTTCAAGAAAATCAAGAATATGCCACTTCGGGCAAGAGTGGGAAGGACGGATAGCGAATTGGATAAATCAACTATTTGCTACATCAAAGACCAAAAGCGTGACGCGTTTGTCAAAGTGGATAAAAAAGGAGAAACTGAAGAATTAACTTTTTTGGAAACTGTGAAAATATTTGAAGCTGAACCAGTAGAAAAGGGAATCAAAATTCACGACCAGCATCATGAACAAGTGCAAACAGGCATTTCACTTTTCACTGATTTGATTGAAGCTGAAAAAGCTCGTGACAAGAAAGTTGATGTTACTCAAGGCCCAAATGAAAAACGAGCAATATCGTATTTAGACGCCATGCTTGACTTGCCTTTCACCAATGAACAAGAAAGAGGCTTGATCATAAAAGCCAAAGAAGCCATTCGTCAAGGTCGCTTTCAAAGATTACAACGAGATATCAATAAACTGAAACGAGCGGTTAATAAGTCACCTTTAAAACCAGCAATTATTCTTGAGAAGATTATTGAAATACTAAAAAGCTATCCATTACAGACGATACAAGATGAGGATGGAGACGTGAAACCAAAATTGAAAAAATCATTGAATCCTGAAATCATCATTTCAGAAAGCTTTGTGAAATAA
- a CDS encoding helix-turn-helix domain-containing protein — translation MDSFGEYLREQRENIGLPLRKVAAELDIDTSILSKIERNEREATKEMLPIFSKVLIRDLKEVEVKFIVHSIMSQFSELKFIKDGLNETLKSL, via the coding sequence ATGGATTCATTTGGAGAATACCTAAGGGAGCAGAGAGAAAACATAGGATTGCCACTGAGAAAAGTCGCTGCTGAACTGGACATAGACACCTCGATTCTAAGCAAGATTGAACGTAACGAAAGAGAAGCAACAAAGGAGATGTTACCCATATTCTCGAAAGTCCTCATAAGGGACTTGAAAGAAGTAGAAGTGAAATTCATAGTTCATTCCATCATGTCACAATTCTCTGAATTGAAGTTTATAAAAGATGGTTTGAATGAAACACTGAAAAGTCTATGA